From the Thunnus albacares chromosome 24, fThuAlb1.1, whole genome shotgun sequence genome, one window contains:
- the hpxb gene encoding hemopexin, whose translation MKLLAKTLFLCLAICLTNGAPTHHEHAAEGHGGHHAALPDRCSGLEFDAIVPDETGKMFFFKGDYVWGGFGGEAHLANETFKELDDIHGLGHVDAAFRMHSTENPDEHDRVILLLDDKVFSYYNHTLEDGYPKEIQEVFAGVPTHLDAAVECPKEECKSDSILFFKGHDVHVYDITTKTVKTKTWSHLPVCTSAIHWLQHHYCFHGHNFTRFNPVTGEVAGDGYPKDARSYFMTCQSFGHGGGYKIPKCSETKIDAITADDTGKTYLFAGPIYMRLDTKRDGLHAFHITRMWKEVTHGVDAVFSYTDKIYLIKDDKVYIYKGDGQYTLIEGYPKTLKEELGIEGHVDAAFVCPSEHTVHIIQGHTMHDVDLTATPRVVIADHALALHDIDAGLCGPEGIDVFKGSEYYHYENAKALADTTVSPLSKPITSAMMGCRD comes from the exons ATGAAGCTGCTCGccaaaactctttttttgtgcTTAGCTATTTGCCTCACTAACGGCGCCCCTAC GCACCACGAACATGCAGCAGAAGGAC atGGAGGCCACCATGCAGCTCTGCCAGACCGGTGTTCAGGGCTTGAATTTGATGCAATCGTTCCTGATGAGACAGGAAAAATGTTCTTCTTCAAAG GTGACTACGTGTGGGGCGGCTTCGGTGGTGAAGCTCATCTCGCCAATGAGACCTTCAAAGAGCTGGATGACATCCACGGCTTAGGCCATGTTGACGCCGCCTTCCGTATGCACAGCACAGAGAACCCAGATGAACACGATCGTGTGATTTTACTCCTG GATGACAAGGTGTTCAGCTACTATAACCATACCCTGGAGGATGGGTATCCAAAAGAAATCCAGGAGGTCTTCGCAGGAGTCCCTACTCATCTGGATGCTGCTGTGGAGTGTCCCAAAGAAGAGTGCAAGAGCGACTCGATTCTGTTCTTCAAGG GACATGATGTGCATGTCTATGATATTACCACAAAGACAGTGAAGACCAAGACATGGTCCCACCTGCCTGTCTGCACCTCTGCTATACACTGGCTGCAGCACCACTACTGTTTCCATGGACACAACTTCACCAGGTTCAACCCAGTAACAGGAGAGGTGGCCGGAGATGGCTACCCGAAGGACGCCCGCAGTTATTTCATGACCTGCCAAAGCTTTG GCCATGGAGGTGGTTATAAAATCCCTAAATGCAGTGAAACCAAAATAGATGCCATCACCGCTGATGATACAGGCAAAACGTATTTATTTGCAG GCCCTATCTACATGCGTCTGGACACCAAGCGTGACGGCCTTCACGCCTTCCACATCACCAGGATGTGGAAGGAGGTGACCCATGGGGTGGATGCTGTCTTCTCCTACACTGATAAAATCTACTTGATTAAG GACGATAAGGTTTACATCTACAAAGGAGATGGTCAGTACACGCTGATTGAAGGCTACCCTAAAACCTTGAAGGAAGAGCTCGGCATTGAGGGACATGTGGACGCTGCTTTTGTCTGTCCCAGTGAACACACGGTTCACATAATCCAAG GACACACGATGCATGACGTCGACCTCACCGCCACGCCGAGGGTCGTGATCGCAGATCATGCTTTGGCCTTGCACGATATCGATGCTGGTCTGTGTGGTCCAGAGGGAATTGATGTGTTCAAGGGCTCAGAGTATTACCACTATGAGAACGCAAAGGCACTGGCTGATACCACAGTCTCCCCTTTGTCTAAACCTATTACCTCAGCAATGATGGGATGTCGGGATTAG